The Polypterus senegalus isolate Bchr_013 chromosome 11, ASM1683550v1, whole genome shotgun sequence sequence aaattaaaaaatcctaTATTATTATATATCCATCACAGGCTCTATAAATTAATATGAATAGATCTGTGAAATATCAGTGGGTTTAGGACTCCTGACACTAAGTTCAAGTTTTCTTGATATGTATGTATCCTGCTAAGCAGCCTACTAAAcatcaaaaatgtgttttgtccacatattatcAACATTCTCAAATCCCAAAGACCAATTTTATATGTAAAGAACTGTTCTCACAATGAAATGGTTCtcttctacaaggaaccacacaacgtACTGGGCaattaaaaaagtattaattttaagagtcatcatctatctattacatattctgttaccatctatttatgACTATGCACAGTATGTATGTAACTTTGAGTAATCACTCTCGCAAAGCTCCTCTAGGTGCACATAAATAACAGTTTGACTGACTAGTTATGCTAAATGCAACTGTACATGTAATGTCAACCTATTGATCAATCAATATTAAGGTTATGTAGTGTCTTTAACATAGAGTACCATTACAGATACGCAACAAAACAAACGCACATACAGATCTGATTGACTGAATACACTATAAGAGTAATGAAGTTGTCTGTAGTGTGTTTTGTATCAACCAATCCAACATGAATCCTTCCACCTACGGAGCCGTCCAGTAATTTTAATGCTAATTTTGTTCTTTTCAGGCTTCCATAGATATGCGTATATATAGGGAGCATCATCACAAGGCAGTTAAAGCAATAATCCCAAATTAATTGATTGAGTCAGTTGATAGATAATTGATAAGAACTCtatcaatatttatttcataagaGAATACCATCTCCAATTACAGTGCAAAGCAAGTGCAGATTTAATTGAAAACACATTTAGTAAGTATAGAATAACTTACTTTTTCAGGAAAGTATCATTTAAAGTCACTTTACGAAGCCATGAAAGCAGATTCAGTTGATCATAGACTGGATGCTAAAGATGAATAAAGTGGTTCaggtatcaatcaatcaatgaatctttattttgctttgaggTGTTCAAAGTGAGCCCCTTTTAAATGCACTTTCCTAAGAAAATTGATGAAGTGTTTGATATAGTTTAGCGCTGTGGTTgtatgatcaatcaatcaatcaatcaatcaatctttattttatacagcacatCTCACAGACATATCACTATCAAACTTCTCTTTACAAAGCCCACAAGAATCCCAGTTGATTGACTGAGTGAATGGTTGGTGAAGGCGGACACAACAATTGCCAGGCCGCCCCTCAcaaactgttatttttattttattaactgtcCATTTCATTGGCTGTGGATGTTGTGACTTTGGTTTCTGCATCTGCTTTTTGGGGTTTCTGTTTCATCCAAACAAACTTCCATGTTAACAACGATGCTTACAGTTTTCATGAACTCTCAAAATATATTAGCGGGGATGAAAagaactgagcttctcacctgaCATACAGTAGTCTTTTTTTCACCAAGGATTTTCTAACTGTCAATTCAGCTTTTGGCTTCTGgtattttctcttatttctctTACGAGGTCTGAATTAATGTTCTCACCCCTCTCTCCCCCAGGTCATGGGGGCCTTAACCAACTAGGCGGAATGTTTGTGAATGGACGGCCACTTCCTGAAATGATCCGCCAGCGAATTGTTGACATGGCACACCAGGGAGTTCGTCCCTGTGATATTTCACGACAGCTGCGAGTCAGCCATGGCTGTGTGAGCAAGATATTAGGAAGGTAAGTGAAGGGAGTAAAGAGACACAGGAGCTCAGCTTTGAGGGTGGGAGGTAAAGACATTTTGGAGAGAGAGATAgtgagacagacaggcagatagtgAGAGAGAAGAAACAAATAGaaaggtagacagacagacacagaatgtgaaagaaagagaaagagaaaaaagaaatagaGATTGAACCCTATAATGAGTGAAACAGACACAGAGAATGAGACGTTGAACATAAGGAAAATTAAAGAATGACAGCTAGACAGACAGAAGGAGAACTGGGCAGAAAGAGAATGAGAAAATAATAGCCAGACAGACAGAATgtgaaaggaagagaaaaaggaaaaataaatagagaGAGATGTCTATGATGAGTGAATCAGGAAGCCAGGATGAGAAATGGACAGAAGGAAAATGATAGAATGACTGCTATACAGACAGAATGTGAGAtagagatggatggatagagagagagagagagacagagagagagagagagagagagagagacagagataggGGAGACACATAGAAAGGTAAATAGACAGACACAGAAGTAGAGAGAAACAAACAAGTCAGGCAGAGAGAGGATGAGAGGGAGAAATTAATAAAAGTCACAAAGGTGGACAGAAAGAAAATGTCAGCCAGATGGACAGAATGtgacagagagatagagaaaaggaaggagaaagaaagtGAGAGAcagataattataataaaaaatacccaTGCGATAAAAAACATGAGGCAGGTAGACAGGAAGTCAGATAGACAGGTAAGAGAAAGATACAAGAAGACAGAGAGAATGTGAAAAGAGACAAACTAAGGGCTGAGACAAACAGAGTAAGAGACTGGTAGAAAGGCAATGAGAGTATGACAGCCAGATAGACAGAATATGAAAGAGACACAGATGaagggacagacagacaaaagATAGaggaagtgagagagagagaatcagatAAATATAAtgagtgagacagacagacacagagagacaAGCAGAAAGAATGAGATAcggaatgagaaaaagagaatgaCAGATAGAAcgggaaagagaaaaagaaagatacaGAAAGTGTTAGAGATAGACACATGTATTCAGCGAGGCAGACAGAAAGAATTAGGGAATGAAAGAAAAGACAGACAGAATGCTAGAAGAAACAGACATAGTGTGTAAGACAGACAGAGTGAGAAATGGACAGAAAAGCAATGAGagaatgacagacagacaaaatATGATCGAGAGAAGGAGCAagagtgagaaagacagacagacagatagacagacaaaaaGAGAATAAGAGACAAACATTAAGACAGATGGACAGAGAGAGATAGATGAGTCTGACAACTCATAGTTACAATTAAAGgatatttaagtttaaaaaataatgggGTCGAATGCAGAAAAGATAAAATGAATGTGTAAAAACAGAAGAGTgggcaaaaagaaaagagaaaggcatTCAAAGGGAGAAGTGACCGAAAGACAAATAAAGTAAGGAgataaacatgaaaataatgagaaaaagcCAAAGAGGGGCACGAGTGAGAAAGACACTAAATAAGGTGAACAAACAAATATTGAACAAGTGGAGAAGTGAACATTTAAAGAGGTAAAAGACGAGAACAAAGGAGACAAATGGGAAAAATGAAGACTGGTATGTAAAAaagagatgtgaaaaagaaaagagagaatgtggaaaatgaatgaaaggacATTTGAAGGGAGAACAGAGAAAGTCAAGAATATTTAAATAACCCAAAAAAGGCAATTGATGTACAAATGAAAGAGTGATgggcacaaaagtaaatgaaCAGtgcatgggttcaaatcccagtccaGTCATTATCTGTGTGGAGCTGGCATGTTTTGCATGTGTCCatatttgtgtttttctccaACTTGCCTTACAACATCCAAATGgcatttactgtattattattaactgGTCCTATGTGAGTGTGCTCTGCTCTGTGCTGGGCTGACACCTCTTCCAGGgttcgttcctgccttgtgcctgatgctaccAGGATAGACACTGgcctcccatgaccctgaattaagTTTGAGAGTATTCAGTTATATTACAATTAAAGAGAAGGAAGCTAGATGCTTAAAATGATGAGGGAcagataaaaatgagaaaaaatgacTTCAAAATGGACAAGCAagatggacaaaataaaaaaagacatgtaGAGAGAGACTTGTGAGGTCAAACAGAAATGTGGGTGATGTTATTTTTGAGTTCTTTGAGTCCTGAACCTGTTTCCATGAAATATAGCATCTTGCACTGGTTGGTAATTTGCTCTGACTGAACCCCTTAATGCAAATTTGTTAATTCTAAATCCATTTAAAAGTGCTATTCTTTCACTCTCCCCAGGTACTATGAAACAGGAAGCATCAAGCCTGGTGTGATTGGGGGCTCCAAACCAAAAGTTGCCACACCAAAAGTGGTGGACAAGATAGCAGAATATAAGCGTCAGAATCCTACCATGTTTGCCTGGGAGATCCGAGACCGGCTACTGTCTGAGGGGGTGTGTGACAATGACACGGTGCCAAGCGTCAGCTCCATTAATAGGTAACACCAAGGGCCATGGTGAACTGTAGGACAGAGTTGATTGGAGTGCAGAAGCACATGACACGGCCAGGGTGGGCACAAAGAGAACGTTAGGAGGGAAAAAGTGGAGAATGTCACAAAGCATGCAGCAGACAAGTAGAAGGTGATGCATCTCCACAAGTGCATTGACATTTCTTCCCTTTGCAGGATTATTCGGACAAAAGTTCAACAGCCATTCAACCTTCCAATGGACAGCAAGGGCCTGAGCCCTGGGCACACGCTGAGTAAGTAAAGCTTACTAGAGCTTTGTTGACTGCTTTTCTCACCATGACAATGACACCACTCTCCTTTTTGATGTGTCCCTACCAGTCCCAAGCTCTGCAGTGACGCCCCCTGAATCCCCCCAGTCTGACTCACTGGGTTCAACTTATTCCATTAACGGACTGCTGGGTATTGCGCAGGCTGGTGGCGAAGGCAAGAGAAAGCATGATGACAGTGAGTGTGTTTCTTTGTAGCTGGTGGCCTCCTTCTTGCTTCACTACAGATGCTAGATGTTCTCAGCCTGTTTATTTCATATGTCTGTTGTTTATTCTGTTGAACCCTGTAGATCTACATTTTTTAGGATCTACTGGCATTTGTCCATTACTAGGTTCATTGTCACTGACAGCTTTGCCTACCTGTCTTTGGGATGTCATTCATCACTTTACCCATCAGCAGTTACTCCATTATCTGTGGCTAAGTGAAGATGACCTCTTGCACACCAATAATTCCTCATGCTTTTTTTGCATAGCTTTATGTCATTATCTCTCTAGTTTATTATCATTATGTCTCTCTTCAGCCAACTtactaaaggccatgtcacattagatgtcTTTTCTAGCAATTTTCAATCATAGACTtcttttacataatcttagctaCAATGCGCTTTTGTGAAATTTAGTCATGTAATGTGATGcacccagtgactcactccaactagtccatgaCTCACTCCAAcagaatcaaacaggtttgattttgcctTAGAGCTGTGAATTAATGAAGAACAATAAATGTAATGCTACTCTGAAAAATGAGGAACACGGGTGTTTTAATATtgacaaacaaataaaagacTCAACTGTTTTATGTactacaataaaatagaaaaaaagaaaagggttagggttaggggtaggaTTGGggttagaaaacaaaaaattgcaGCTGAAAATGCTGTACCTGGAAGGCCTTTACATGGGCGTTGGCACCAACAGGCAGAACATTTATTAGCTGTTAGAAAAAGGAGCATTATTGCAATACTTTAGAAATGTGAagttgtgctggaaagtcataGGTCTCTAAAAGCCGatgtcatattacatgacttctagttatTGGGCATGTCAGACTTACTCACTGCAGTAGCGGATCTTGTTGCTGGACCATGTTAGTTTACATGACTAATAATAGCTGGACATAACACATTTAGCAACTTGTATGCAGACCTTCCAACAGAATTGTGCTTGCCCATTCTTGTGATAGCTAAtgatgtgctgcctgatggagccggtGCTGTataaagggttaacaggtatgacGCGTTCAGCCGCGTCTTTTTTCTGTTCTATCGTGGTACATATAACATGTGACTtcagacagatgagcctctcttctgtttaccAGGTCCAAAGCACCGGCGTTCTTCATTCCTCGTTCCTTTGTAGGAGTGAATGCTGGACTGGTTGGAATGAGTCTCGGGGTACATCATATCACATGACTGGCCATTACAGGAGCACACTGCTGACTGcctctgactgactcactaagattatttaaatgaaagctaCAACTGTATATTGTCTTAATGTTTGACATGGCCTTAATCTGACATATCCTCCGACCAGAAGTCAAGTAATTTCACATTGGATTAGTCCACTACATCTAATTCGTATTGAGCCTGTAGATCTCAGCATATTTCCAGAGTCCAATAGATCCTTGTAGAACTGGACCTCAGGATCACCCCGTGGTTCTGTTCTCCTCTGCATCTCTCATGAATCCCTTAATATTTACATCTTtcctcttcttgtttttttttttacaaaagtaagATCTTTCCAAATGTGAAATTTTGTAGGTATTCTCTGCTTCTTACAATAATCTATTAAGGTTTTGCTATGTCACTTTCTTCTTACataagaaaaaacagttttcaatAAGTGAATTAGCAGGGACCGGTGTGTCGGTATTGCATAAGTTATCCATACCCAATAGTTATTTTCTTGTGAGTGACTTAAAATGTCTGTCCAACTTGACACCATATTGTTAATGCGACGGAAAAATTTAACAACTGAATTACGAACAGTATGCAAGTGTCAATAAGTAATGAGAATAAATGGATACTATTGGCACAGGCAGTTCAATGTTATATACTTATTATAAATGCATGTTATTtactttgtataaataaaaacatataataaataaaaggaaatcttGACAAATACCgtaccttatacagtatatgttttataCTAGACTGCAACCATGAAATCTTAAAACAGTAGTTATTACTTAAATAATCCAAGTTCTATCATCGGTCCCAAAGAAGTACAGTAGATTTATAAAGGAATCATTTTATGCACACTTCTTTGTGCtctgcatttaattttaattttaattggttctgaggctaagaatctgcactggcaatcagaaggttgccggttcgaatcccgtaaatgccaaaagggactctgctgtgccttgagcaaggcccttaacctacaattgctgagcgttttgagtagtgagtaaagcgctacataaatgcaaagaattattttgattattacatttgctatttttgacCATTAGTCTACACTCTGTGTCATAGCTAAGCTGTCTTCTTTTGTGTATATTGCTGATTTGCTTATCCctctctttctgttttctttttgtcatgtGAGTTGTTTCTAAGATGCCAGCCACAGTATTGTCTAt is a genomic window containing:
- the pax8 gene encoding paired box protein Pax-8 isoform X3 codes for the protein MFSPLSPPGHGGLNQLGGMFVNGRPLPEMIRQRIVDMAHQGVRPCDISRQLRVSHGCVSKILGRYYETGSIKPGVIGGSKPKVATPKVVDKIAEYKRQNPTMFAWEIRDRLLSEGVCDNDTVPSVSSINRIIRTKVQQPFNLPMDSKGLSPGHTLIPSSAVTPPESPQSDSLGSTYSINGLLGIAQAGGEGKRKHDDSDQESCRLSVDSQSSGGGPRKQLRPDHFPAQHLEGLECGFDRHHYPPDAFTSPNHSKTEQALYPLSLLNSSVDECKNALSSSSTAIGRNLSGHQGYSVVSSRDMVGSTLPGYPPHIPTSGQTGYSSSAIAGMVAGSDYSASAYSHPPYTSYSDAWRFTNTSILGSPYYYSPATRSAPPSSATAYDHL